The following are from one region of the Stigmatella ashevillena genome:
- the meaB gene encoding methylmalonyl Co-A mutase-associated GTPase MeaB, giving the protein MKPLPADAYVEGVRAGDRALLARAITLVESSHPRHEALAQEVLTRLLPHTGGSRRVGISGVPGVGKSTFIDALGMHLVGAGRRVAVLAIDPSSTVSGGSILGDKTRMARLAREPAAYIRPSPSSGTLGGVARKTRETLLLCEAAGFDVVVVETVGVGQSETVVADMVDFYLVLMLAGAGDELQGIKRGILEVADMVAINKADGDNKPRAERARAEYRAALHLMRAGAEPEVTTCSALEGTGIETLWSSIETHLGAQAVSGNLERRRRMQQTGWMWSMVEDGLQAALRAHPGVAALVPSLEADVLEGRITPTSAALRVLGAFLPGSRG; this is encoded by the coding sequence GTGAAGCCACTCCCCGCTGACGCCTACGTGGAGGGCGTGCGGGCGGGCGACCGTGCGCTGCTGGCCCGGGCCATCACGCTGGTGGAGAGTTCGCACCCGCGCCATGAGGCGCTCGCGCAAGAGGTCCTCACGCGGCTCCTGCCCCACACGGGCGGCAGCCGTCGCGTCGGCATCAGCGGGGTGCCGGGCGTGGGAAAGAGCACGTTCATCGACGCCCTGGGCATGCACCTGGTGGGGGCGGGGCGCCGTGTCGCGGTGCTCGCCATCGACCCGTCGAGCACGGTCTCGGGCGGTAGCATCCTGGGGGACAAGACGCGCATGGCTCGGCTGGCGCGCGAGCCCGCGGCTTACATCCGCCCCAGTCCATCGAGTGGCACGCTGGGCGGTGTGGCGCGCAAGACACGCGAGACCCTGCTGCTGTGCGAAGCCGCGGGTTTCGACGTGGTGGTGGTGGAGACGGTGGGCGTGGGCCAGTCAGAGACGGTCGTCGCGGACATGGTGGACTTCTACCTGGTGCTCATGCTCGCGGGGGCGGGCGATGAGCTTCAAGGCATCAAACGGGGCATTCTCGAGGTGGCGGACATGGTGGCCATCAACAAGGCGGATGGAGACAACAAGCCGCGGGCCGAGCGCGCTCGGGCCGAGTACCGCGCCGCCCTGCACTTGATGCGAGCAGGCGCCGAGCCTGAGGTGACCACGTGCAGCGCGTTGGAAGGCACGGGCATCGAGACCCTGTGGTCCTCTATCGAAACGCACCTCGGGGCCCAAGCCGTTTCCGGAAACCTCGAGCGCCGCAGGCGGATGCAGCAGACCGGCTGGATGTGGTCCATGGTGGAAGATGGACTGCAAGCAGCCTTGCGGGCCCATCCCGGGGTGGCAGCACTCGTTCCCTCCTTGGAGGCCGACGTCCTGGAAGGACGCATCACCCCCACCTCGGCCGCACTCCGTGTGCTGGGCGCATTCCTGCCTGGCTCGCGAGGCTGA
- a CDS encoding bile acid:sodium symporter family protein: protein MTAQQFVLSLVLAVMVFSVALELRVEDFRRVARMPRSVVCGLIPQFILLPVGTWVATLLLNLPPNTETAMLLVAACPGGSLSNVITHYGRGNTALSVSISAVASLLALVLTPLNFGWMVATNPATSSWLRALEIDPQGIWLSLALILAAPMTLGLLLRHRLPDTTARIQKPLANFSLLALLAFIVLGLIRERHLLTAEIAPQLILVVLHNAAGLVFGWLSAVTMQLPESDRRAVMIEGGMQNSGLALGIIAVQFQADLGMVIIASLWGIWHIVSGMALAILWRRKDARAAEATRVPHTAHGP, encoded by the coding sequence ATGACCGCGCAGCAGTTCGTGCTGAGCCTCGTGCTGGCGGTGATGGTGTTTTCAGTCGCGCTGGAGCTGCGCGTCGAAGACTTCCGCCGTGTCGCGCGGATGCCGCGCAGCGTGGTCTGCGGCTTGATTCCCCAGTTCATCCTGCTGCCGGTCGGCACCTGGGTGGCCACGCTCCTGCTCAACCTGCCACCCAATACCGAAACGGCCATGCTCCTCGTGGCGGCCTGCCCCGGTGGCAGCCTCAGCAACGTCATCACGCATTACGGCCGTGGCAACACGGCGCTCTCGGTCAGCATCTCCGCCGTGGCCAGCCTGCTCGCGCTGGTGCTCACACCGCTCAATTTTGGATGGATGGTGGCCACCAATCCGGCAACCTCCTCATGGCTGCGCGCGCTGGAAATCGACCCCCAGGGAATCTGGCTCAGCCTCGCGCTCATTCTGGCGGCGCCGATGACCCTGGGCCTGCTGCTCCGTCACAGGCTGCCAGACACCACCGCCAGGATTCAGAAGCCCCTGGCGAACTTCAGCCTGCTCGCGCTGCTCGCCTTCATTGTCCTGGGGTTGATCCGCGAGCGCCACCTGCTGACAGCGGAGATCGCACCGCAGCTCATCCTGGTAGTGCTGCATAACGCGGCCGGACTCGTATTCGGTTGGCTCTCAGCGGTGACGATGCAGTTACCGGAGAGCGACCGCCGCGCCGTGATGATCGAAGGGGGCATGCAGAACTCGGGGCTGGCGCTGGGAATCATCGCGGTCCAGTTCCAGGCCGATCTGGGCATGGTCATCATCGCCAGCCTGTGGGGCATCTGGCACATCGTGTCCGGGATGGCGCTGGCGATCCTGTGGCGGCGCAAAGATGCCCGGGCGGCCGAGGCTACCCGGGTGCCTCACACAGCACATGGTCCGTGA
- the scpA gene encoding methylmalonyl-CoA mutase has translation MRPSVPDFSRIDFDAPETQSPLPELEAQQRQAREATRRAEPWNTPEGIPVHPVYTIEDLEGVEHLSSLPGLPPFVRGPYATMYVQQPWTVRQYAGFSTAEASNAFYRRNLAAGQKGLSIAFDLATHRGYDSDHPRVAGDVGMAGVAIDSIKDMRILFDRIPLDQMSVSMTMNGAVLPVLALYVVAAEEQGVRPEQLSGTIQNDILKEFMVRNTYIYPPGPSMRIIGDIFRFTAERMPRFNSISISGYHMQEAGATQDLELGYTLADGVEYVRAGLAAGLGVDAFAPRLSFFWAIGMNFFMEVAKMRAARMLWAKLLKGFSPKSDKSLALRTHCQTSGWSLTAQDVFNNVVRTCVEAMAATQGHTQSLHTNSLDEAIALPTDFSARIARNTQLYLQLESGTTRVIDPWGGSYYVERLTHELAHKAWGHIQEVEALGGMTKAIEAGLPKLRIEEASARTQARIDSGRQAIIGVNKYPPERADAIEILKVDNSAVREAQLARLRELRAERDADEVRRRLDALTEAGRRGEGNLLALAIDAARAKATVGEISDSLEKVFGRYEATVRSVSGVYSSEAGKNAQGIAEARAGADAFLARFGRRPRILIAKMGQDGHDRGQKVIATAFADLGFDVDIGPLFQTPEESARQAVENDVHVVGASSLAAGHLTLVPQLKQALRALGREDIMVVVGGVIPEQDYEALYQAGAAAIFGPGTIIAKAALELLDKLSSLQEEA, from the coding sequence ATGCGTCCCTCCGTCCCCGACTTCTCCCGCATCGACTTCGATGCCCCCGAGACACAATCCCCTCTGCCTGAGCTCGAGGCGCAGCAGCGCCAGGCGCGAGAGGCCACGCGAAGGGCCGAACCGTGGAACACTCCCGAGGGCATCCCGGTCCACCCGGTCTACACGATCGAGGACCTGGAAGGCGTGGAGCACTTGAGCTCGCTGCCCGGCCTGCCTCCCTTCGTGCGTGGCCCGTACGCCACCATGTACGTGCAGCAACCATGGACCGTGCGGCAATACGCCGGGTTCTCCACGGCGGAGGCCTCCAACGCCTTCTACCGGCGCAACCTCGCGGCCGGGCAGAAGGGCCTGTCCATCGCCTTTGATCTCGCCACACACCGTGGCTACGACAGCGATCATCCTCGGGTGGCGGGCGACGTGGGCATGGCGGGCGTGGCCATCGACTCCATCAAGGACATGCGCATTCTGTTCGACCGCATCCCGCTCGATCAGATGAGCGTGTCCATGACGATGAACGGGGCGGTCCTCCCGGTGCTCGCGCTCTACGTGGTGGCGGCCGAGGAGCAAGGGGTGCGCCCCGAGCAGCTGAGCGGAACCATCCAGAACGACATCCTCAAGGAGTTCATGGTCCGCAACACGTACATCTATCCGCCCGGTCCCTCGATGCGCATCATCGGGGACATCTTCCGCTTCACGGCGGAGCGGATGCCGCGCTTCAACAGCATCAGCATCAGCGGCTACCACATGCAGGAGGCCGGGGCGACGCAGGACCTGGAGTTGGGCTACACGCTCGCGGACGGCGTGGAGTACGTGCGCGCGGGACTGGCGGCGGGCCTGGGGGTGGACGCGTTCGCGCCCCGGCTCTCGTTCTTCTGGGCCATCGGCATGAACTTCTTCATGGAGGTGGCCAAGATGCGCGCGGCCCGGATGCTTTGGGCCAAGCTCCTCAAGGGCTTCTCTCCCAAGAGCGACAAGAGTCTGGCGTTGCGCACGCACTGCCAGACCTCGGGTTGGAGCCTCACCGCCCAGGATGTGTTCAACAACGTGGTGCGCACCTGCGTGGAGGCGATGGCGGCGACGCAGGGGCACACCCAGAGCCTGCACACCAATTCGCTCGACGAAGCCATCGCGCTGCCCACCGACTTCAGCGCGCGCATCGCGCGCAACACCCAGCTGTACCTTCAACTGGAGAGTGGAACCACGCGCGTCATCGACCCCTGGGGCGGCAGCTACTACGTGGAGCGCCTCACCCATGAGCTTGCCCACAAGGCCTGGGGCCACATCCAGGAAGTGGAGGCCCTGGGCGGAATGACCAAGGCCATCGAGGCCGGGCTGCCCAAGCTGCGCATCGAGGAGGCATCGGCTCGTACCCAAGCGCGCATCGACTCGGGCCGCCAGGCCATCATCGGGGTGAACAAGTATCCGCCCGAACGTGCGGACGCGATCGAGATCCTCAAGGTGGACAACTCGGCCGTGCGCGAGGCGCAGTTGGCCCGGCTGCGCGAGCTGCGCGCGGAGCGGGACGCGGACGAGGTGCGGCGGCGGCTCGACGCACTGACCGAGGCAGGCCGACGCGGCGAAGGCAACCTGCTCGCGCTCGCCATCGACGCGGCGCGGGCCAAGGCCACGGTGGGAGAGATCAGCGACTCGCTCGAGAAGGTCTTCGGGCGCTACGAGGCCACGGTGCGCAGCGTGTCTGGGGTGTATTCGAGCGAAGCAGGCAAGAATGCCCAGGGGATTGCCGAGGCACGGGCGGGGGCGGATGCCTTCCTGGCGCGCTTCGGCCGACGGCCCCGCATCCTCATCGCGAAGATGGGACAGGACGGTCATGACCGGGGCCAGAAGGTCATCGCCACGGCATTCGCGGATCTGGGTTTCGACGTAGACATCGGGCCGCTGTTCCAGACACCCGAGGAATCGGCGCGTCAGGCCGTAGAGAACGACGTCCACGTGGTCGGCGCCAGCTCGCTCGCCGCAGGCCACCTCACCCTGGTGCCGCAGCTCAAGCAGGCGCTCCGGGCCCTGGGGCGTGAAGACATCATGGTCGTGGTGGGGGGCGTCATCCCCGAGCAGGACTACGAGGCGTTGTATCAGGCAGGAGCGGCCGCCATCTTTGGACCCGGCACCATCATCGCCAAGGCCGCCCTCGAGCTGCTCGACAAGCTGTCCTCCCTTCAGGAGGAGGCGTGA
- a CDS encoding alkaline phosphatase D family protein: protein MPSLAWSLNGQRASPEALRPLQSVRSGPFLGSETPRMFAGLYDFIVDARLSQSFQVGVSVAGAPPVTAALRQLPPSVPTGLTSAFQLLLASCFHWEEDKTGMAGTSMENILRGFTPDLLLLTGDQVYLDLPALKSMSEQRPVMARKFEADYVRNWFDKSAYYNVIHSAPYACVPDDHDYWNNFPMPAAQLQNTWTAPGREAWGDAARMFYGHFQHVAPTPVGTPIQFDVEPLSFFLLDSRSWRDADFKGTMTPEARETLSAWVSRCIQEKRLGVFVTGQSLLMPKAGNFSRHWGDSTMNNYGDFPFLAGELDRLLRQGGDVLLITGDMHWGRVLRLTPRDALGASANMFEVICSPTSLVTTPVADQMSAVSRFFAQRKNRWYRHHDATIMSGILEVEGTKGPFSVSTLYRHRGNQVGLLSFRRHGDSIEVTPRFFPLVPGTPPNVVAPFVLRHR, encoded by the coding sequence GTGCCCTCCCTGGCCTGGAGCCTCAATGGCCAGCGTGCGTCGCCCGAGGCGCTTCGTCCCTTGCAGAGCGTCCGCTCCGGTCCGTTCCTGGGAAGCGAGACGCCCCGCATGTTCGCGGGCCTCTATGACTTCATCGTGGACGCGCGCCTCTCCCAGTCCTTCCAGGTGGGGGTGAGCGTGGCGGGAGCGCCCCCTGTCACGGCTGCTCTTCGGCAGTTGCCTCCCTCGGTTCCCACCGGACTGACCAGTGCCTTCCAGCTGTTACTGGCTTCCTGCTTCCACTGGGAGGAGGACAAGACGGGGATGGCGGGCACCTCCATGGAGAACATCCTCCGCGGGTTCACGCCGGACCTGTTGTTGCTCACCGGAGATCAGGTGTACCTGGACTTGCCAGCGCTCAAGTCCATGTCCGAGCAGCGCCCGGTGATGGCCCGCAAGTTCGAGGCGGACTATGTGCGCAACTGGTTCGACAAGAGCGCCTACTACAATGTGATTCACAGCGCGCCGTATGCGTGCGTCCCGGACGATCACGACTACTGGAACAACTTCCCCATGCCCGCGGCACAGCTCCAGAACACCTGGACGGCTCCCGGGCGAGAGGCGTGGGGGGATGCGGCGCGCATGTTCTATGGCCACTTCCAACATGTGGCGCCCACGCCCGTGGGCACGCCCATCCAGTTCGATGTGGAACCGCTCTCCTTTTTTCTCTTGGATTCCCGCTCCTGGCGGGATGCGGACTTCAAGGGCACCATGACGCCCGAGGCGCGCGAGACGCTGTCGGCGTGGGTGTCGCGCTGCATCCAGGAGAAGAGGCTGGGCGTCTTTGTCACCGGTCAGTCCCTGCTCATGCCCAAGGCTGGCAACTTCAGCCGACACTGGGGGGACTCGACGATGAACAACTATGGCGACTTCCCCTTCCTTGCTGGTGAGCTGGACCGGTTGCTGCGCCAGGGGGGAGACGTGTTGCTCATCACGGGGGACATGCACTGGGGCCGGGTGTTGCGGCTGACGCCCCGGGATGCGCTGGGGGCTTCGGCGAACATGTTCGAGGTCATCTGCTCGCCCACCTCGTTGGTGACCACGCCGGTCGCTGACCAGATGAGCGCGGTGAGTCGATTCTTCGCACAGCGCAAGAACCGGTGGTACCGGCACCATGACGCCACCATCATGAGCGGCATCCTGGAGGTGGAGGGCACGAAGGGCCCCTTCTCGGTCAGCACGCTCTACCGCCACCGGGGCAACCAGGTGGGTCTGCTGTCCTTCCGGCGCCATGGGGACAGCATCGAAGTGACGCCGCGCTTCTTCCCCCTGGTTCCTGGCACCCCCCCCAATGTCGTCGCACCCTTCGTCCTCCGCCACCGCTAG
- a CDS encoding methylmalonyl-CoA mutase family protein, giving the protein MPQEPLHIATDFPSPSLEEWRRLVDKDLKGKPFASLQSTLEGGLSLQPLYTQQEATASPPPEPPGVAPYRRGTHSLGLSEGGWMVCQEYTGPDVALAAEALRVDLERGAQGVWLCLGEAHGIHLAQADGMERLLAHVPLAQTPVHLEPEADVLSPTALLFRAAEHARVPREALRGCLGIDPLGTLARQGSLPRGVEATLAEAAPLVASLRQGAPGLRALLVSTRAYADAGATSVHELAWAIATGVEYLRGLERSGVPPEEAARSVQFALSAGGQFFPEIAKLRAARLLWSKAVAASGGSLEAQAMRLHARTSSTTKTQRDPWVNILRATAESFAAVVAGADSVSTSPFDEALGTPDEGARRLARNTQLILRDESSLNRVADPAGGSYYLEQLTQEIARAAWAELQRIEALGGMARALLQGDIGRVLAETRTARDKAVRTRRLPIVGVSEFPHLGEVPVRRPSRPPAAPSEPGKAGPEIPPLRPTRVAEAFESLRDASDRYLTTHGVRPRAFMANLGTVAEHTTRSTWIANVLAAGGIEAREHHGFSSADSAAALFAEAGTPLAVISGPDALYPQWVPALCAALKAAGARTVAVAGRPGEHEAAFRAAGADLFLYAGADLFALLSSLHQQLGAA; this is encoded by the coding sequence ATGCCTCAAGAGCCTCTTCACATCGCCACGGACTTCCCATCCCCCTCACTGGAGGAATGGCGTCGACTCGTGGACAAAGACCTGAAGGGCAAACCCTTCGCGTCGCTCCAGTCGACGCTTGAGGGTGGCCTGTCACTGCAGCCCCTCTACACGCAGCAGGAGGCCACCGCGAGCCCGCCCCCCGAGCCCCCTGGGGTCGCACCCTACCGGCGGGGCACCCACTCGCTGGGCCTCAGCGAAGGTGGGTGGATGGTCTGCCAGGAGTATACCGGGCCCGATGTGGCGCTCGCCGCAGAAGCCCTCCGGGTAGACCTCGAGCGAGGTGCCCAGGGCGTGTGGCTGTGCCTGGGCGAGGCACACGGGATTCACCTGGCACAAGCAGATGGGATGGAGCGGCTGCTCGCCCACGTTCCCCTGGCCCAGACGCCGGTTCACCTCGAACCCGAGGCGGATGTGCTGTCCCCCACCGCCCTCTTGTTTCGCGCCGCCGAGCACGCGCGCGTCCCCCGCGAGGCCCTCCGTGGCTGCCTCGGCATCGACCCGCTCGGCACCCTGGCCCGCCAGGGCTCGCTGCCCCGTGGGGTCGAGGCGACGCTGGCCGAGGCCGCGCCTCTCGTCGCGTCGCTGCGCCAGGGGGCTCCCGGACTGCGTGCGCTGCTCGTCTCGACACGCGCCTACGCGGATGCGGGTGCCACCTCCGTGCACGAACTCGCGTGGGCCATCGCCACGGGTGTGGAGTACCTGAGGGGGCTGGAGCGCTCCGGAGTCCCACCCGAGGAGGCGGCACGCTCGGTACAATTCGCGCTGTCGGCCGGAGGTCAGTTCTTCCCTGAGATTGCCAAGCTCCGGGCGGCGCGGCTGTTGTGGTCCAAGGCCGTTGCCGCCTCGGGCGGCTCGCTTGAAGCACAGGCCATGCGGCTGCACGCCCGAACCTCGAGCACGACCAAGACCCAACGCGACCCCTGGGTGAACATCCTGCGCGCCACCGCCGAGTCATTCGCCGCGGTGGTCGCAGGCGCGGACAGCGTGAGCACCTCGCCCTTCGACGAGGCACTCGGAACGCCGGACGAAGGGGCCCGCCGTCTGGCGCGCAACACCCAGCTCATCCTGCGTGACGAGTCGAGCCTCAACCGGGTCGCTGATCCCGCCGGCGGCAGCTATTACCTCGAGCAACTCACCCAAGAGATTGCCCGCGCGGCGTGGGCGGAGTTGCAACGCATCGAAGCGCTGGGAGGCATGGCGCGGGCGCTGCTCCAGGGGGATATCGGCCGGGTGCTCGCCGAGACGCGCACCGCGCGCGACAAGGCCGTGCGGACGCGCCGCCTGCCCATCGTGGGCGTGAGCGAATTCCCACACCTGGGCGAAGTCCCCGTGCGCCGCCCCTCCCGCCCGCCAGCGGCCCCCTCGGAGCCGGGAAAGGCGGGCCCGGAAATCCCGCCGCTTCGGCCCACGCGGGTGGCCGAGGCCTTCGAGTCGCTGCGAGATGCCAGCGACCGGTATCTCACCACCCACGGTGTCCGTCCCCGGGCTTTCATGGCGAACCTGGGCACCGTGGCGGAGCACACCACGCGCTCGACCTGGATCGCCAATGTGCTGGCCGCAGGCGGCATCGAGGCGCGGGAGCACCACGGCTTTTCCAGTGCGGACTCGGCTGCCGCCCTCTTTGCCGAAGCGGGTACCCCGCTCGCGGTCATCTCGGGCCCGGACGCGCTCTACCCACAGTGGGTCCCCGCGCTGTGCGCCGCGCTGAAGGCCGCCGGGGCGCGCACGGTGGCAGTCGCGGGCCGTCCTGGTGAACACGAGGCCGCGTTCCGCGCCGCCGGAGCGGACCTCTTCCTCTACGCGGGGGCGGATCTGTTCGCGCTCCTGTCCTCCCTCCACCAGCAGCTCGGAGCCGCCTGA
- a CDS encoding methylmalonyl-CoA mutase family protein — MRKVQMTSAPALYKPRFHVRIVTAASLFDGHDAAINVMRRLMQSSGAEIIHLGHNRSVSEIVDCAIQEDAQGIALTSYQGGHVEFFKYMIDLLRERGANIKVFGGGGGTILPTEIEELHRYGVTRIYSPDDGRAMGLQGMINDLISQCDFEKRPGDFAPLLTSPLPREPDRIASLITIAENFASVGDELRGALARINADVPRVPVLGITGTGGAGKSSLVDELVRRFLADFPDKTLAVLSVDPSKRKSGGALLGDRIRMNAIDNPRVYMRSMATRQSNLALSKHVGDSIEICKAAGFDLIVVETSGIGQSDTEITEHSDVSLYVMTAEYGAATQLEKIDMLDFADVIAINKFDKRGSLDALRDVRKQWKRNHNAFSTPEESIPVYGTIASQFNDPGMNQLYRAIMDAVTQRTGAPLTSHFQLTPGMSEKKWIIPPERTRYLAEISEACDAYDQFVRAQAALARRMYQLHGTIEALRTNVGKKRLEIVEPKDTSDVVQVTERVEGEPAYLSELVDLYRDLEARLHSDCRRLLIEWPATKRRYAASKYQFQVRDKVIELDLVTESLSHLRIPKIALPRYEDWGDILTWLLRENAPGAFPFTAGVFPLKRENEDPARMFAGEGGPERTNKRFHYVSRGLPAKRLSTAFDSVTLYGEDPDHRPDIYGKVGNSGVSIANVDDAKKLYSGFDLADPSTSVSMTINGPAPMLLGFFLNAAVDQQCEKWIRAQGQVEEVEKKIDSLYQQRGLPRPRYQGELPQGNDGLGLLLLGVSGDEVIPREVYERIRASTLQSVRGTVQADILKEDQAQNTCIFSTEFALRVMGDIQQYFIDKKVRNFYSVSISGYHIAEAGANPITQLAFTLANGFTFVEYYLSRGMPIDDFAPNLSFFFSNGMDPEYAVLGRVARRIWAKAIRDKYGGNDRSQKLKYHIQTSGRSLHAQEIAFNDIRTTLQALLALNDNCNSLHTNAYDEAITTPTEESVRRALAIQLVINKEFGLSRNENPNQGSFIIEELTDLVEAAVLSEFRAISERGGVLGAMERMYQRSKIQEESLYYETLKHDGTLPIIGVNTFLDPKGSPTVTPPEVIRANQEEKDYAITSRDAFWKRNAKTAPQALESIRRAALDNGNVFAALMDACKVCTLGQLSRALYEVGGQYRRNM; from the coding sequence GTGCGAAAAGTCCAAATGACCTCCGCTCCTGCCCTCTACAAGCCTCGTTTCCATGTCCGGATCGTGACCGCCGCCTCACTTTTCGATGGCCACGATGCAGCCATCAACGTGATGCGCCGTCTCATGCAGTCGTCGGGCGCGGAGATCATTCACCTGGGCCACAACCGCTCGGTCTCGGAGATCGTCGACTGTGCCATCCAGGAGGACGCTCAAGGCATTGCCCTCACGTCCTACCAGGGCGGTCACGTCGAGTTCTTCAAGTACATGATCGATCTCCTGCGGGAGCGTGGCGCGAACATCAAGGTGTTCGGTGGCGGGGGTGGCACCATTCTTCCCACCGAGATCGAGGAACTCCACCGTTACGGGGTGACCCGCATCTACTCACCGGATGACGGCCGTGCGATGGGACTCCAGGGAATGATCAACGACCTGATCTCCCAGTGTGACTTCGAGAAGCGGCCCGGGGACTTCGCGCCGCTGCTCACCTCGCCCCTTCCGCGCGAGCCTGACAGGATCGCTTCGCTCATCACCATCGCGGAGAACTTTGCCTCTGTGGGCGATGAACTTCGCGGTGCGCTCGCCCGCATCAATGCCGATGTCCCGCGGGTGCCCGTGCTGGGCATCACCGGCACCGGTGGAGCCGGCAAGTCGAGTCTGGTCGACGAGCTGGTCCGCCGCTTCCTGGCGGACTTCCCGGACAAGACGCTCGCGGTGCTCTCCGTCGATCCGTCGAAGAGAAAGTCCGGTGGCGCGCTGCTGGGAGACCGCATCCGCATGAACGCCATCGACAATCCGCGCGTGTACATGCGCTCGATGGCGACGCGCCAGAGCAACCTTGCCCTGTCCAAGCACGTCGGCGACTCGATCGAGATCTGCAAGGCCGCCGGGTTCGACCTCATCGTGGTGGAGACCTCTGGCATCGGCCAGTCCGATACCGAGATCACCGAGCACTCGGACGTGTCGCTCTACGTGATGACCGCGGAGTACGGCGCCGCGACGCAGCTCGAGAAGATCGACATGCTCGACTTCGCAGATGTCATCGCCATCAACAAGTTCGACAAGCGCGGCTCGCTCGATGCACTGCGCGACGTGCGCAAGCAGTGGAAGCGCAACCACAATGCGTTCTCCACGCCCGAAGAGTCCATTCCCGTGTACGGCACCATTGCCTCTCAGTTCAACGACCCGGGCATGAACCAGCTCTACCGGGCCATCATGGATGCTGTCACCCAGCGGACCGGAGCCCCGCTCACCTCACACTTCCAACTCACCCCTGGAATGAGCGAGAAGAAGTGGATCATCCCGCCTGAGCGCACCCGTTACCTGGCGGAGATCTCCGAGGCCTGCGACGCATATGACCAGTTCGTCCGCGCCCAGGCCGCGCTCGCGCGGCGGATGTATCAACTGCATGGCACCATCGAGGCGCTGCGCACGAACGTGGGCAAGAAGCGCCTGGAAATCGTCGAGCCCAAGGACACCTCGGATGTGGTGCAGGTCACCGAGCGGGTCGAGGGCGAGCCCGCCTATCTAAGCGAGTTGGTGGACCTGTACCGCGATCTGGAGGCTCGCCTCCACTCTGACTGCAGGCGGTTGCTGATCGAATGGCCCGCGACGAAACGCCGCTACGCGGCCTCCAAGTATCAGTTCCAGGTCCGGGACAAGGTCATTGAACTCGACCTCGTCACCGAGTCGCTCTCCCACCTGCGCATCCCCAAGATCGCCCTTCCCCGCTATGAGGACTGGGGCGACATCCTCACCTGGCTGCTGCGCGAGAACGCCCCGGGCGCCTTCCCCTTCACCGCAGGCGTGTTTCCGCTCAAGCGGGAGAACGAGGATCCGGCGCGAATGTTCGCTGGAGAGGGTGGTCCCGAGCGGACCAACAAGCGCTTCCACTATGTCTCACGCGGCCTGCCCGCCAAGCGCCTGTCGACGGCCTTCGACTCGGTCACCCTCTACGGAGAAGATCCGGACCACCGGCCGGACATCTACGGAAAGGTCGGCAACTCCGGGGTGTCGATTGCCAATGTCGACGACGCCAAGAAGCTCTACTCGGGCTTCGACCTGGCGGATCCCTCCACCTCCGTGTCGATGACCATCAACGGACCGGCGCCGATGTTGCTCGGATTTTTCCTGAACGCCGCGGTGGATCAGCAATGTGAGAAGTGGATCCGTGCCCAAGGCCAGGTCGAGGAGGTGGAGAAGAAGATCGACTCGCTCTACCAGCAACGCGGCCTGCCCAGGCCCCGGTACCAGGGCGAGCTCCCGCAGGGCAACGACGGCCTGGGGCTGCTGCTGCTCGGCGTGTCCGGCGACGAGGTCATCCCGCGCGAGGTGTATGAGCGCATTCGCGCCTCCACGCTGCAATCCGTGCGCGGCACCGTGCAGGCCGACATCCTCAAGGAAGACCAGGCTCAGAACACCTGCATCTTCTCGACGGAGTTCGCCCTGCGGGTGATGGGCGACATCCAGCAGTACTTCATCGACAAGAAGGTCCGTAACTTCTACTCGGTGTCGATTTCCGGGTACCACATCGCCGAGGCAGGGGCGAACCCCATCACCCAACTGGCCTTCACCCTGGCCAACGGCTTCACCTTCGTCGAGTACTACCTGTCGCGCGGAATGCCCATCGACGACTTCGCGCCCAACCTGTCGTTCTTCTTCTCGAACGGGATGGATCCCGAGTACGCCGTGCTGGGCCGGGTGGCCCGCCGCATCTGGGCCAAGGCCATCCGCGACAAGTACGGCGGCAACGATCGCTCGCAGAAGCTCAAGTACCACATCCAGACGTCCGGCCGGAGCCTGCACGCGCAGGAGATCGCCTTCAACGACATCCGCACCACGCTGCAGGCCCTGCTCGCGCTCAACGACAACTGCAACTCGCTGCACACCAACGCCTACGACGAAGCCATCACCACGCCCACCGAGGAGAGCGTCCGGCGCGCGCTCGCCATCCAGCTCGTCATCAACAAGGAGTTCGGTCTCTCCAGGAACGAGAACCCCAATCAGGGCTCCTTCATCATCGAGGAGCTGACGGACCTGGTCGAGGCGGCCGTGCTCTCGGAGTTCCGCGCCATCTCCGAGCGCGGGGGCGTGCTCGGAGCGATGGAGCGCATGTACCAGCGATCCAAGATCCAAGAGGAGTCTCTCTATTACGAGACGCTCAAGCACGACGGGACGCTGCCCATCATCGGCGTGAACACCTTCCTGGATCCCAAGGGCTCGCCCACTGTCACCCCTCCCGAGGTGATCCGCGCCAACCAGGAGGAGAAGGACTACGCCATCACGTCCCGCGATGCTTTCTGGAAACGGAATGCGAAGACCGCGCCCCAGGCGCTCGAGTCCATCCGCCGGGCCGCCCTCGACAACGGGAACGTCTTCGCCGCGCTGATGGATGCCTGCAAGGTGTGCACGCTCGGGCAGCTCTCGCGTGCGCTGTACGAGGTGGGAGGACAATACCGGCGCAACATGTAG